In Hyphomicrobium denitrificans 1NES1, the genomic stretch CCGCTTGCTCAGATGTCGGGAGAGCGAGCTGGTGCCGTCGTCGATGCCGTTCTCGGCAAGAAGCGCGGTGAGTTCTGGCCGATTCTGCAGTCGGTCGCTGTAGGTTGACGCAAAGTCAGGGTTGACGACATCGCGTAAGCCGAGGCGGATGATGAGCGGCCGCATGGCGAGCGCCCCCGACTCGAACGAGTTTTTCCAGGATGTCTTGCTCGAAGGCTCGCAGGCGCCTGTGCGATGAGTCAGTTCCTGAGACCAATTCAGCGAAAGTTGATCCGTCACCGTGTCTGAACTCTCGATAAACTTCCAACCCAAATCCTGCAGCAACGCCACGGCTCCGAAGATCGATTCGGCGGCGTGATGAAAGACGGTGCCTTCCCAGGCATAGCGATCTTCGATGCCGGTCTGCTGGAACTTCGTGCCATTGGCATCGATGCGATCGACACTCGCATCGATGGCGATAATGGTGACGGTCGAACGTTTGGCATCGGGATCGAGATCGGCTCGAAGCTCGGTCAATAGCGTCACCAATCCGGAGTTGTCGGCGAGCGCACCGTCGGCGAGGAAGATCTGACTTCCCTGAAACAAAATCTTCGAACCGCAGTGCTTGAGGGGGAGATTCGGGTAGGCCATCGGGAATGCCGAGGAGGCGTAGACTGCATCGGCCAGGCGGACGCTCGACGGATCGATGCGGTTGAATGCGAGGTCATTCTCGCTCGCGAGCGTCTGCGGCGCGGCCAGCTTCCCCCACCAGCCCGTAGGCTGAAAGAAGGTGGTGTCGATGTAGCTTCGCGACAGCACGAAACGCACATGGTTGGCGACATCGAAGGCGTTGATGTAGAGGGCGGGACTGGCCGGCAGTTGCGTGAGGGTCGCGCCACTGAAGAGGGTCGCGTCGTAGTCATCCCGTGCCAGGACACCGCGATTGTAATCGGTTGTCAGAGACCGCGCCCATGCGAGTGGGTTGAGCCCCGCTGCGCCGTACCATTGCCGCTTGCGGTACTCGATCGCCATATCGTCGAGATAGGTCGTCCAATCCCTGGCGCCGGCGTCGGCAGCTTTGAGTTTTTCGGAGTTGAGGGTGAAATAGGCGGCGGCCAGCGAGCCACCCGATACGGATGATATGGCTGCGACCTGGTCGAGCAGACTGCGCGCCTTGCCGTCCGCGGGACCAAGCAGCAAATCCGGACCGGCGCGACGAATTTCGCGAAGCACCGCCGCCGACAGATAGGCGGCGCGACTGCCGCCACCCGAGGCGGCGATGGCAACGATCGTGGCAGGGAGGTCGGTTTTGACGAATGGCTTCGGGTCATCGAGGTCGATGTCGCCCCGGAGGCAGCGACCAACGGGAACACCGGTGTGGACTGGTCCAAAATAGGCCCGCGCGGCGCCGACAATGACCAGTCCGACCGCGACGGCGGCAAGATAGGATCTCAGCCTCATCCCCGACCTGCCTTTTGTGCGTTGAATGCCACCCGTGAAATTATCCCTGAACCCGTGCAGTCATACACGCCAATGCCGAAACCCGGGATGGCAAACATGCAACATTCCCGCCCCTCGCGATCCGGAGCCACCCGTTGGTTGGAAGATGTCTACAGATCGGGGCGGGCGGAGACGACGGACATGCCGCTGGGTATCGGCACGAATGCGCAGAACTTGCGCTGCAAGCAGGGGATGTAACGTGACATCATCAATGTCACGACCTTCGTTGCCTTGGGTGGATGGTGGGTCAGCCCCTCCCGCGCCCCCTCGGACAGCAGCGAAGGGGTGGTCGAACGGCTCGAAGGCGCCGGCGGCGCCGCCTCCCGCGCCCCCTCCCGCCTCCGAGAAAAGCCTCGGCCCTCGCCAGCGTGGAAGTCAGGGCTTTCCAGAGCCGGAAGATAACGCGTCAACGCCCGGAGCTGCGGCAGGAAATCGGCCTTGTGAAAGTCGTTGTCGCTACTTTCGATCATCGTGCTTGGCCGACTCGCGGAATCAAGAACCGGTAAATCCTTGACCTACCGGTGGACTGCTTCTGCGGCTTGGAGAAAATGGAACGTGCGGCGCAGACGTCGACACTAACGCGTCCTTTTCATCGGAAGTCCAGCCAGTTTTTTGCTGCAGAAATCGGAATTTCGCACAAACGCCGGGATCTATTCGCGCGATGATTGGCGTTGCGCGTATTTGTAATGCGGGCGCCGGGAACGCGCGCGTTTGGTAATTGTTGATTCTCAGAATTGTTCTCTGAATGGCGCACGCAGGAAGCATGGTCATTCTACCTACGCTTGGTAAGCGGGGGTCTCTCTGAATCCTGCTTCTAGTTGCTACGACCGTTGCTGCGGGGCGCGTCCGTCCGCCAAAATGATGGAGTTGGTTATGTGCGATTATTCTCTTGAAATGTATCAAAGCCGACCAGCCCGCGAGGGTGAGGAATATGTCAGCAGCAGATTTCC encodes the following:
- a CDS encoding patatin-like phospholipase family protein, with translation MRLRSYLAAVAVGLVIVGAARAYFGPVHTGVPVGRCLRGDIDLDDPKPFVKTDLPATIVAIAASGGGSRAAYLSAAVLREIRRAGPDLLLGPADGKARSLLDQVAAISSVSGGSLAAAYFTLNSEKLKAADAGARDWTTYLDDMAIEYRKRQWYGAAGLNPLAWARSLTTDYNRGVLARDDYDATLFSGATLTQLPASPALYINAFDVANHVRFVLSRSYIDTTFFQPTGWWGKLAAPQTLASENDLAFNRIDPSSVRLADAVYASSAFPMAYPNLPLKHCGSKILFQGSQIFLADGALADNSGLVTLLTELRADLDPDAKRSTVTIIAIDASVDRIDANGTKFQQTGIEDRYAWEGTVFHHAAESIFGAVALLQDLGWKFIESSDTVTDQLSLNWSQELTHRTGACEPSSKTSWKNSFESGALAMRPLIIRLGLRDVVNPDFASTYSDRLQNRPELTALLAENGIDDGTSSLSRHLSKRLQNIPTDFMLTAADRKLLDLTAFLLVHGKLAGDVAQWNTVRDIAIKTPMPTTTCNTSPRSH